The DNA window TCCACGCAGCTCATTCGATAATGGACGAGAAGGAGCACGAGCGCTGGCTCCGGCTCCGGCTCGGCTTAACGCAGTCGCGTTACGTCGAGTGCTACGCCTCATAGTAACTGCCGAACGAGAAGAAATCGCAGTCATATTTGCCATATGTTCGAATAGCGAAATGGCAGCATCAGCGTTAACACCACCGCCACTGTCATTGGTCGTCTGACGTTGTGTAGTCCCCAGGGATGAACGACGATTCGTCTTCCTGATTCGTCTACGCACACGCGGTGCACTGGgagctgcttcttcttcttcttcttcttcagttGAGCTATTCGATTCGCTCTCGTTCATCTCTGGCACCAACTGATCTAATAACTAAAAAGTCTATTATTGCCTCTATTCGAATAacataattttagttttatatttacgtTATTTTCGCCATCAGACATTTTCGTAAAAATACGCGTAGAAAACTTTTcgaaaaatgtatatttgttgtgtTTACGACTAGCTTGTGATATGAACTAATTTCAGGCCTGTGCACAGTAAAGCAGTTGACAAAAAACAGAgagattttaatttcaagGCCAACTTGatagcatattttataagctttaagCTTGTGGTATCAAGTACCAAGTACTAACCTATAAAATAGCTAAGAGTTGGGCAAATACGTTTAGCATTCATTTGTTAGTGCATttcaaatggcagcagcagcacggcAACACTGTTTTTTGGACAGCCGCTTGCTTAGTAgttttcagttgctgctgcagtttgacTGCAGTTTACgctatgcaaatgctgctATTTTGCAGCTCAGCAACACTCGCGgcgcagcagtagcagtaaaGACTGCTTActacttatttaaatataaaatatattaattaacgCACACATAAAGCGAATTTAGCTAGTTCTGCTttttgaacaacaacaaaaataataaaaaataatgctgaTCAAATCCttcaaattgttaagcaattaagCACTCACTACTGCAgtttatgaatataaaatatattaatttgcaaacacacacacacacacacacgtatatgtCCATATGAGTTTTGCGCACACTGTGCGAAGCTGAACTAAGCAAACAgccacataaaaa is part of the Drosophila busckii strain San Diego stock center, stock number 13000-0081.31 chromosome X, ASM1175060v1, whole genome shotgun sequence genome and encodes:
- the LOC108606669 gene encoding uncharacterized protein LOC108606669 is translated as MSDGENNLLDQLVPEMNESESNSSTEEEEEEEAAPSAPRVRRRIRKTNRRSSLGTTQRQTTNDSGGGVNADAAISLFEHMANMTAISSRSAVTMRRSTRRNATALSRAGAGASARAPSRPLSNELRGCRHCICTVLNGRVYKLLDLPYLQLKRVRSRRSRTS